From the Desulforhopalus sp. genome, one window contains:
- a CDS encoding cytochrome b/b6 domain-containing protein, with translation MVEMIRKSHVDEIINHWILAGSCILLTISGFAFLFHLDPVAAVFGGYETMKDVHNWAGVVFGASLFYTMKHYLLDALKYDADDIGWFKVAGGYLSHKVTVPPMGKYNPGQKLYYLGVLGAGIAILLSGLGMWLMKDNAMVMLLSHLVHNIAFVFFCIMAPVHIYLSTLANPGTVGLMLSGTLPLEEAKKRYPKWIKAEGKM, from the coding sequence ATGGTCGAGATGATAAGAAAGTCACACGTCGACGAGATCATTAACCACTGGATACTTGCTGGAAGCTGCATCCTCTTGACCATCAGTGGATTCGCTTTCCTGTTTCACCTGGATCCCGTTGCCGCGGTGTTTGGCGGTTACGAGACCATGAAGGACGTCCATAACTGGGCCGGAGTGGTGTTCGGCGCCTCGTTGTTCTACACCATGAAACACTACCTGCTCGACGCCCTGAAGTACGACGCCGACGATATCGGCTGGTTCAAAGTAGCAGGTGGCTACCTGTCGCATAAGGTGACCGTGCCACCGATGGGTAAGTACAACCCCGGCCAGAAGCTCTACTATCTTGGGGTCCTCGGCGCCGGCATTGCCATTCTGCTCTCCGGACTCGGCATGTGGCTGATGAAGGACAACGCCATGGTGATGTTGCTGTCGCACCTTGTCCACAACATCGCTTTTGTCTTCTTCTGCATCATGGCACCGGTACATATCTATCTCAGTACCCTCGCCAATCCCGGCACTGTTGGCCTCATGCTGAGCGGCACCCTGCCGCTCGAAGAAGCCAAGAAGCGCTACCCGAAATGGATAAAGGCGGAAGGAAAGATGTAA
- a CDS encoding ABC transporter permease has product MNLRFLFREIVHSRGQAAIFVLCVALSLVSIVAINSFRRDVQGVIAGDARSLHGGDVIVRSNAELSPPLSTELAELRREEGIAAVSTWEFYSVARRQDGKATLFSNITAVENGYPLYGRVELRSGRELAAVLGPGKAIVAETLLQRLGLAVGDPLLLGGASLEIVDVVGRESLRPVDFFNFGPRIIVSTADLQAMDLVGKGSRVSYKTLVKLADQSRQEAIVARLQAKAAPGQERVSTAADAGSRVKRFFDNLLFFLSLISVFTLLLAGIGMQSSLAALLRRKVKSFAIIRALGATSGFLLGHYLLLVLFLSVIGSSLGIVAGLLVKQSFTGLLAGLLPENIALGVSFRDLLEGLGLGLVVVAFFTFLPLSGIEGVKPSAIFRKEAGAGLHRKTTRILLGCGLLLLLALVARQLDDVRSGLYFVGGVAILVVCIAASIDLLLRLLARCTFRTLALRQAVRSLLRPGNASRAVIVTLASALAVLFAIYLVEENLRATYINSYPADAPNFFCLDIQKEQQQGFVQLVGREVELFPVVRGRLQAINGSKINREAELQKRGDSLAREFSLTYRETLLADEVLVAGEGLFGGRDRPGDDLPPVSLLDTVVEMGDFKIGDILDFNIQGVPLRAEVTSIRSRTKSMLYPFFYFVFPEKYLRAAPQTSFAALKVTQDEVAQLENTIVNTYPNISPINVGESAAELGRLMEKLSVMVTFFASFSILAGGLILVSSILATRMARMEEAVHYKILGANTFFVLRVFLLENLLLALFSGIAAVFVAEFGSWALCHYYLGFQAESYWQAGFILVAGTALLVVLLGLLSSVTIIRQKPGRYLREQA; this is encoded by the coding sequence ATGAATCTACGCTTCCTGTTCCGGGAAATCGTCCATAGCCGTGGCCAGGCGGCCATCTTTGTGCTTTGCGTTGCCTTATCGCTGGTGAGTATCGTCGCCATCAACAGCTTTCGCCGCGATGTCCAGGGCGTCATCGCCGGCGATGCCCGAAGCCTGCACGGCGGCGATGTCATCGTCCGCTCGAACGCCGAGCTGTCGCCGCCCCTCAGTACTGAACTGGCGGAACTGCGCCGGGAAGAGGGCATCGCCGCGGTCAGTACCTGGGAGTTCTACTCGGTGGCGAGACGGCAGGACGGCAAGGCCACCCTCTTCAGCAATATTACCGCGGTGGAGAACGGCTATCCGCTATATGGCCGGGTGGAGCTGCGCTCCGGCCGCGAGCTGGCGGCGGTTCTTGGTCCCGGCAAGGCCATCGTCGCCGAGACCCTTCTCCAGCGACTGGGGCTTGCCGTCGGCGACCCCTTGTTGCTGGGCGGTGCAAGCCTTGAGATCGTCGATGTGGTCGGCCGAGAGTCACTGCGGCCCGTCGATTTTTTTAACTTTGGTCCGCGGATCATCGTCTCGACCGCCGACCTGCAGGCCATGGATCTGGTCGGCAAGGGCAGCCGGGTTTCCTACAAGACCCTCGTAAAACTTGCTGATCAGAGCCGGCAGGAAGCCATCGTCGCCCGCCTGCAGGCAAAGGCGGCGCCAGGGCAGGAGCGGGTCAGCACCGCTGCCGACGCCGGTTCCCGGGTCAAGCGGTTCTTTGATAACCTGCTGTTCTTTTTGTCGCTCATCTCCGTTTTTACCTTGCTGCTGGCGGGAATCGGCATGCAGAGTTCCCTTGCCGCCCTGTTGCGGCGAAAGGTGAAGAGTTTTGCCATCATCCGCGCCCTTGGGGCGACCAGCGGTTTTTTGCTCGGCCATTATCTGCTGTTGGTGCTGTTCCTCAGCGTCATTGGTTCCAGCCTGGGAATTGTCGCCGGGCTTCTTGTCAAACAGAGTTTTACTGGCCTTCTCGCTGGCCTCCTTCCCGAGAATATTGCCCTCGGGGTCTCGTTTCGCGATCTCCTCGAAGGTTTGGGGCTGGGGCTTGTGGTGGTGGCATTTTTCACCTTTTTGCCGCTGAGCGGCATAGAAGGCGTCAAACCCTCGGCTATTTTCCGGAAGGAGGCCGGAGCCGGTCTGCACCGCAAGACCACCCGGATACTTCTCGGCTGCGGGCTTCTCCTGCTCCTTGCATTGGTGGCGCGGCAGCTCGACGACGTGCGCAGCGGCCTGTATTTTGTCGGCGGTGTGGCTATTCTGGTGGTCTGTATCGCCGCATCCATTGATCTTTTGCTGCGACTGCTGGCCCGCTGCACCTTCCGAACGCTCGCCCTGCGCCAGGCGGTGCGCAGCCTCCTCAGGCCGGGGAATGCCAGCCGGGCGGTCATCGTTACCCTCGCCTCGGCCCTGGCGGTGCTCTTTGCCATCTATCTGGTCGAAGAAAACCTCCGTGCCACCTATATCAACTCCTATCCGGCCGATGCGCCGAACTTCTTCTGCCTCGATATTCAGAAGGAGCAGCAACAGGGCTTCGTCCAGCTGGTTGGCCGGGAGGTGGAGCTTTTTCCGGTTGTCCGCGGCAGGCTGCAGGCGATTAACGGCAGTAAGATCAACCGTGAGGCGGAGCTGCAAAAGCGCGGGGACAGTCTCGCCAGGGAGTTTAGTCTGACCTATCGTGAGACCCTGCTGGCCGACGAGGTCCTGGTAGCGGGCGAGGGGCTGTTCGGGGGTCGCGATCGGCCCGGCGACGACCTGCCGCCGGTGTCGCTTCTTGATACGGTGGTTGAAATGGGTGATTTCAAGATCGGCGATATCCTCGATTTCAATATCCAGGGTGTGCCATTGCGGGCCGAAGTGACCTCGATTCGCAGCCGCACCAAGTCGATGCTCTATCCGTTTTTCTACTTTGTCTTTCCGGAAAAGTATCTGCGGGCCGCCCCCCAGACATCCTTTGCCGCTCTCAAGGTCACCCAGGATGAGGTCGCTCAGCTGGAGAATACCATCGTCAATACCTATCCGAACATCAGCCCGATAAATGTCGGCGAATCAGCGGCTGAGCTCGGCCGGCTGATGGAAAAGCTGTCGGTCATGGTGACATTTTTTGCCTCATTTTCCATTCTTGCCGGGGGGCTCATCCTGGTGAGTTCGATTCTTGCGACGCGGATGGCGCGGATGGAGGAGGCGGTGCACTATAAGATACTCGGGGCCAACACCTTCTTTGTCCTCAGGGTCTTTCTGCTCGAAAACCTCCTCCTCGCACTTTTTTCCGGCATCGCTGCCGTCTTTGTCGCCGAATTCGGCAGTTGGGCGCTGTGCCATTATTATCTGGGTTTCCAGGCCGAATCCTATTGGCAGGCCGGTTTTATCCTCGTTGCCGGAACGGCACTGCTGGTGGTACTACTTGGCTTACTCAGTTCGGTAACCATTATCCGTCAAAAACCGGGGCGATATCTCCGCGAACAGGCATAA
- a CDS encoding BMP family ABC transporter substrate-binding protein, with the protein MKSISTVFLALLFSCVLLCPAGSHVFAADYPFGLLLVGPAGDHGWSQAHFEAGQAMEKVFPGAKMLYIDKVNPADRQGITIPMLVDDLVSKGAKLIIGNSDDMKDGIREAAAMHPDVQFIHISGDDALTGKSGANLSNLMGRMEYGKMMAGFVAAMTSQTGKIGYLGPLINAETRRLTASAYLGARYAWTKVLKKPAADLKFKVSWIGFWFNIPGVTSDPTLVTNSFFDAGHDVVISGIDTTEALVVAGQKKKDGKAVWAIPYDYQGACASAPDACLGVPYFNWIPGYTKLIGEAMTGKWKQQFLWLGPDWQAINNPATTTIGFMPGNALGDSQKQALADFQKALAGGLNLFTGPMNFQDGSPFLKDGVAATDDQVWNLAQLLEGMDGASK; encoded by the coding sequence ATGAAGAGTATCTCAACGGTCTTCCTGGCACTGCTGTTTTCGTGCGTTCTCCTCTGTCCGGCAGGCAGCCACGTGTTTGCCGCCGACTACCCCTTCGGCCTGCTGCTGGTTGGCCCGGCGGGCGATCACGGCTGGAGCCAGGCCCATTTCGAGGCAGGCCAGGCCATGGAGAAGGTCTTCCCGGGCGCGAAAATGCTGTATATCGACAAGGTCAATCCAGCCGACCGGCAGGGAATCACCATCCCAATGCTGGTGGACGATCTGGTGTCAAAAGGCGCCAAACTGATCATCGGCAACTCCGACGATATGAAGGACGGCATCCGCGAGGCGGCGGCGATGCATCCGGATGTGCAGTTTATCCACATCTCCGGTGACGACGCCCTGACCGGCAAGTCGGGCGCCAATCTCAGTAACCTCATGGGCCGCATGGAATACGGCAAAATGATGGCCGGCTTTGTCGCCGCCATGACCTCGCAAACCGGCAAGATCGGCTACCTCGGACCGCTGATTAATGCCGAAACCCGCCGACTGACCGCCTCCGCTTACCTCGGTGCCCGCTACGCCTGGACCAAGGTCTTGAAGAAACCGGCCGCCGATCTGAAATTCAAGGTAAGCTGGATAGGCTTCTGGTTCAATATCCCCGGTGTCACCTCCGACCCGACGCTTGTCACTAATAGCTTTTTCGATGCCGGCCATGACGTGGTCATCTCCGGTATCGATACCACCGAGGCCCTGGTGGTCGCCGGCCAGAAGAAAAAGGACGGCAAAGCGGTTTGGGCCATCCCCTATGATTATCAGGGTGCCTGCGCCTCAGCACCCGACGCCTGCCTCGGCGTGCCCTATTTTAACTGGATTCCCGGCTATACCAAGCTGATCGGCGAGGCCATGACCGGCAAATGGAAGCAGCAGTTCCTCTGGCTCGGCCCGGATTGGCAGGCAATCAATAACCCCGCCACCACCACCATCGGCTTCATGCCGGGCAACGCCCTCGGCGACAGTCAGAAACAGGCCCTTGCCGACTTCCAGAAGGCCCTGGCCGGCGGCCTCAATCTCTTTACCGGTCCCATGAATTTCCAAGACGGCTCACCCTTCCTGAAAGACGGAGTTGCCGCCACCGACGACCAGGTCTGGAACCTCGCGCAACTGCTTGAGGGGATGGACGGGGCGTCTAAGTAA
- a CDS encoding formate dehydrogenase accessory protein FdhE: protein MTIDIQAVIEKRPHLKEPLELYARWQRFHSEASALLPERKAGPADDTKAYPRAIAGQIFKLFASIFELPEEAFAQLGEAVENGEVDFMRLPLGELPTIASLTGNEEELAKVLYLFCRPFFQALHASFPLDGEEWQGGRCPLCSAQAAVATIIEGPARLLHCTFCGTSGPYRFIGCPNCGTIDTEKLSTIMSDDEPGYRVSTCDACHSYVKVFEHQTLTDIALDLADIVSLPLDIVAQSKGYARLAPNPISLKKMG from the coding sequence ATGACCATTGATATTCAGGCGGTTATCGAAAAACGCCCGCACCTCAAAGAACCTCTCGAACTCTACGCCAGATGGCAGCGCTTTCACTCCGAGGCCTCAGCCCTTTTGCCGGAACGTAAAGCCGGACCGGCCGATGACACTAAGGCATATCCTCGCGCTATTGCCGGCCAGATTTTTAAGCTGTTTGCCTCGATCTTTGAATTGCCGGAAGAGGCCTTCGCGCAGCTGGGCGAGGCCGTGGAAAACGGCGAGGTCGATTTTATGCGCCTGCCTCTTGGAGAGCTGCCAACAATCGCCTCCCTTACCGGTAACGAGGAAGAACTTGCCAAGGTCCTGTATTTGTTTTGCCGGCCGTTTTTCCAGGCACTGCATGCGAGTTTTCCCCTCGATGGCGAGGAATGGCAAGGCGGCCGCTGCCCGCTCTGCTCTGCCCAAGCGGCCGTTGCCACGATTATCGAGGGACCGGCGCGCCTCCTGCACTGTACCTTCTGCGGCACATCCGGGCCGTACCGCTTTATCGGCTGCCCGAACTGCGGAACAATCGATACTGAAAAACTTAGCACCATCATGTCCGACGATGAACCAGGCTACCGGGTCTCCACCTGCGATGCCTGCCACAGCTATGTGAAGGTCTTCGAACACCAGACCTTGACCGATATAGCCCTTGATCTCGCCGACATAGTAAGCCTGCCTCTCGATATCGTCGCCCAAAGCAAGGGCTATGCCCGTTTGGCCCCGAACCCGATCAGCCTCAAAAAGATGGGCTGA
- a CDS encoding arylesterase: MKILYITVLVTALALAGCRGDQPEKKARQETTGAAKTIVAVGDSLTAGYGLGEEESYPALLEKRLQADGHQYRVINAGATAETSSGTLARIEWILTLQPDIVILETGANDGLRGIDPQLAEKNIREILKILADHDVVVLLAGMRMVRNLGPMYVAEFNAIYPRLAKESGAVFMPFFLEGVAMEASLNQQDGVHPNGAGYKKITDNIYPYVLEVIKRREGRE; the protein is encoded by the coding sequence GTGAAGATACTTTACATTACGGTACTGGTAACGGCCCTTGCCCTTGCCGGTTGCCGGGGCGATCAGCCAGAGAAAAAGGCGCGGCAGGAGACCACGGGCGCGGCAAAGACCATTGTCGCGGTTGGCGACAGTTTGACTGCCGGATATGGCCTTGGCGAAGAGGAAAGCTATCCGGCCCTCCTTGAAAAAAGGTTGCAGGCCGATGGTCATCAATACCGGGTGATCAACGCCGGGGCCACCGCCGAGACGAGCAGCGGCACTTTAGCCCGGATAGAGTGGATCCTTACCCTTCAGCCGGATATCGTCATCCTTGAAACCGGCGCCAATGACGGGCTGCGCGGCATCGATCCGCAGCTTGCCGAAAAAAATATCCGGGAGATTTTGAAGATCCTGGCTGATCACGATGTAGTCGTGCTGCTTGCCGGGATGCGGATGGTGCGGAACCTCGGGCCGATGTACGTGGCGGAATTCAACGCCATCTATCCGCGTCTGGCCAAAGAAAGCGGTGCGGTCTTTATGCCGTTTTTCCTCGAAGGCGTTGCCATGGAGGCGAGCCTCAACCAGCAAGACGGCGTCCACCCCAATGGCGCCGGCTATAAAAAAATCACCGACAATATCTACCCCTATGTGCTTGAAGTAATAAAAAGAAGAGAGGGGCGAGAGTGA
- a CDS encoding undecaprenyl-diphosphate phosphatase, with protein sequence MTGKNQLISATATALLLIACWAGATSQEDSSSPHKSDMTTGQAIVLGVVEGLTEYLPVSSTGHLLLAQRIMGIGEDRDLSAGEKALGKEAADAYAICIQAGAIIAVLGLYFGRVRQMVMGLFGRDPVGLRLLIGMAAGFLPAAVLGLIFNRQIKEYLFGPWPVVVAWLAGGLAILAVSYRNRYNPTVRLGGALENLTWKMALIIGFAQCIAMWPGVSRSLVTIVGGVLVGLGLPAAVEFSFLLGVVTLGAATVYDGLKHGQAMLQTFSPQSLAIGLFFAFVSAVISVKWMVAYLNRHGLEIFGYYRVVLALVVGVLLAMQII encoded by the coding sequence ATGACCGGCAAGAACCAGCTGATATCGGCAACCGCCACAGCCCTCCTCCTTATCGCCTGCTGGGCAGGAGCAACATCCCAAGAAGACTCCTCCAGCCCCCACAAAAGCGACATGACCACCGGCCAGGCAATAGTCCTTGGCGTGGTGGAAGGCTTGACCGAATACCTGCCGGTCAGCTCGACCGGACATCTGCTTCTTGCCCAACGGATCATGGGTATCGGTGAGGACCGGGATCTTTCGGCCGGTGAAAAGGCCCTCGGCAAAGAGGCTGCCGACGCCTACGCCATCTGCATTCAGGCGGGGGCGATCATCGCCGTGCTCGGTCTTTATTTCGGAAGGGTCAGGCAAATGGTCATGGGCCTGTTCGGCCGCGATCCGGTCGGTCTGCGCCTGCTCATTGGTATGGCGGCGGGTTTTTTACCGGCTGCAGTTCTTGGCCTGATCTTTAATCGACAGATCAAGGAATATCTCTTTGGGCCCTGGCCGGTGGTAGTGGCCTGGCTGGCCGGTGGCCTGGCCATTCTTGCGGTCAGTTACCGCAACCGCTACAACCCCACCGTGCGTCTTGGCGGAGCACTCGAAAATCTCACCTGGAAAATGGCCCTGATTATCGGCTTTGCCCAATGCATCGCCATGTGGCCGGGGGTAAGCCGCAGTTTAGTAACCATCGTCGGCGGGGTACTGGTCGGGCTTGGATTGCCGGCGGCGGTCGAGTTCAGTTTTCTCCTCGGCGTCGTCACCCTGGGCGCTGCCACTGTCTACGACGGTCTCAAGCACGGCCAGGCGATGCTGCAGACCTTTAGCCCCCAATCGCTGGCCATTGGACTGTTTTTCGCCTTTGTTTCAGCGGTGATCTCGGTCAAATGGATGGTCGCCTATCTCAACCGCCACGGCCTGGAGATCTTTGGCTATTACCGGGTGGTTTTGGCCTTGGTGGTTGGTGTCCTTCTTGCCATGCAGATAATTTAA
- a CDS encoding 4Fe-4S dicluster domain-containing protein — translation MANETTTNRKALLVTPEACIGCRACQVACKSWNQLPPIKTKNNGTYQNPPDLASGIFNIIQYSEVPSKETPVRWLFVSRRCMHCDDAGCIKICPSGALYKTAEGAVAYDRNKCIGCKLCVNACPFDVPRYDTEGKIAKCHLCVDRISNAMKPACVKTCPTGALQYGDRAELIANAKKDGFKTIYGEKDLDGLGSIYAFKEEPKMYGMKENPTIPSSVVFWHTYLKPLSLIGLGGVVAAAAIHYLAIGPHKEKEEEV, via the coding sequence ATGGCAAATGAAACTACAACAAACCGTAAAGCGCTTCTGGTTACCCCTGAGGCCTGCATAGGCTGCAGGGCTTGCCAGGTAGCCTGTAAATCCTGGAACCAACTGCCGCCGATCAAAACCAAGAACAACGGCACGTACCAGAATCCGCCTGATTTGGCGAGTGGCATCTTCAATATTATCCAGTACAGCGAGGTTCCTTCCAAGGAAACTCCTGTTCGCTGGCTGTTCGTCAGCAGGCGGTGTATGCACTGCGACGACGCCGGATGTATTAAAATCTGTCCCTCCGGCGCTCTGTACAAGACCGCCGAGGGCGCTGTGGCCTATGACCGCAATAAGTGCATCGGCTGCAAGCTCTGCGTCAATGCCTGCCCGTTCGATGTCCCCCGCTACGATACCGAGGGCAAGATCGCCAAGTGCCATCTTTGTGTCGACCGGATCAGCAACGCCATGAAACCCGCCTGCGTCAAGACCTGCCCCACCGGCGCTCTGCAGTACGGCGATCGGGCCGAGCTTATCGCCAATGCCAAAAAAGATGGTTTTAAAACCATCTACGGCGAAAAGGACCTGGACGGTCTCGGTTCAATCTATGCCTTTAAAGAAGAACCAAAGATGTACGGGATGAAGGAAAATCCAACCATCCCAAGCAGTGTGGTCTTCTGGCATACCTACTTGAAACCGCTGTCATTGATCGGCCTTGGTGGCGTAGTCGCTGCTGCGGCGATCCATTATCTGGCCATCGGCCCCCACAAGGAAAAGGAAGAGGAGGTGTAA
- a CDS encoding thioredoxin domain-containing protein — MASGPVVKRVMESYPGKIRRVVKNYPYKYRDFSKIAAEASLAALDQGKYWEMHDILLTRSPKLDRASLITYAGELGLDVQKFTEALDGGKHAKAVEADLALAQSIDLYNTPTFYINGKQVVGERPFEFFQKIIDEQLQQAGK; from the coding sequence GTGGCGTCCGGTCCGGTCGTCAAGCGGGTTATGGAATCCTACCCCGGTAAAATTCGCCGGGTGGTGAAAAACTACCCCTACAAATACCGTGATTTCTCAAAAATCGCCGCCGAGGCCTCCCTGGCCGCCCTCGATCAGGGTAAATATTGGGAAATGCACGACATCCTCCTGACCCGGTCGCCAAAGCTTGACCGCGCCAGCCTGATAACTTATGCCGGCGAACTGGGACTCGATGTGCAAAAATTTACCGAGGCCCTGGATGGCGGCAAACACGCGAAAGCGGTTGAGGCCGATCTCGCCCTCGCCCAGTCAATCGACCTCTACAATACCCCGACCTTCTACATCAACGGCAAACAGGTGGTAGGCGAACGGCCCTTTGAATTCTTTCAAAAAATTATCGACGAACAGCTCCAGCAGGCGGGGAAATAG
- a CDS encoding ABC transporter ATP-binding protein, producing the protein MVDIILAADGLSKHYYLGGQKIAVLNDVSLSIKKGEFVVISGNSGSGKTTLLSILSGLDLPTSGKITIAGRDITGLSEDQLAPLRNGLTGFVFQAFHLIPSLNALENVMFPAELKKDPQARQKAEGLLDRVGLLPRRHNFPEQLSGGEQQRVAICRALINGPEIVFADEPTGNLDSGNSEGIIKLLLDLHDARQTTLVMATHSQALAARADRIIRLHDGRIADVGAAAL; encoded by the coding sequence ATGGTCGATATCATTTTGGCAGCCGACGGGCTGAGCAAACATTACTACCTTGGCGGGCAGAAAATCGCCGTCTTAAACGACGTCTCGTTATCTATTAAAAAGGGCGAGTTCGTGGTGATCAGCGGCAACAGCGGCAGCGGCAAGACCACCCTGCTGAGTATCCTCTCCGGCCTCGATCTGCCAACCAGCGGCAAGATAACCATCGCCGGACGCGATATCACCGGACTCAGCGAAGACCAGCTGGCCCCTTTGCGTAATGGCCTGACTGGTTTTGTCTTTCAGGCCTTTCATCTCATTCCATCGCTTAATGCCCTGGAAAACGTCATGTTTCCTGCGGAATTGAAAAAAGATCCGCAGGCCCGGCAAAAAGCGGAAGGCCTTCTCGACCGGGTGGGGCTACTGCCGCGCCGCCATAATTTCCCCGAGCAGCTTTCCGGCGGCGAGCAACAGCGGGTGGCGATCTGCCGGGCACTGATCAACGGGCCGGAGATCGTCTTTGCCGACGAGCCGACCGGCAATCTCGACTCCGGCAATAGCGAGGGGATCATCAAGCTCCTCCTTGATCTCCACGACGCGCGCCAAACCACCCTGGTCATGGCCACTCACAGTCAGGCCTTGGCGGCGCGGGCCGATCGGATAATCCGCCTGCACGACGGCAGGATTGCAGACGTTGGAGCGGCGGCACTATGA